The following are encoded together in the Pedobacter steynii genome:
- a CDS encoding (Fe-S)-binding protein, protein MHVGLFIPCYIDQFYPNAAIATLKLLQKLGVKVSYPIHQTCCGQPMANSGFEHLTTGCNELFIKNFAEFDYIVSPSGSCVLHVKEHLHSHEEEDKAANVRKKVYELTEFLTDILKVDKLSARFPHKVGVHQSCHGQRGLKMSQMTELVATPFSKPMQLLQMVQDLELVELSRPDECCGFGGTFCVAEEAISVKMGKDRVADHINHGAQYITASDMSCLMHMEGILRRQNSQVKVLHIAEILNAEEV, encoded by the coding sequence ATGCATGTAGGACTTTTCATTCCTTGTTATATTGACCAGTTTTATCCGAATGCGGCAATTGCCACATTGAAACTCCTGCAGAAGTTAGGAGTTAAAGTGAGTTATCCAATTCACCAGACCTGCTGCGGTCAACCTATGGCCAACTCAGGCTTTGAACACCTGACCACGGGCTGCAATGAGCTTTTCATTAAAAACTTTGCCGAATTCGACTATATCGTATCTCCCTCCGGGAGTTGTGTTTTACATGTAAAAGAACACCTGCACAGTCATGAAGAAGAAGATAAAGCGGCCAATGTGCGGAAGAAAGTATACGAACTGACTGAATTCCTTACTGACATCCTGAAGGTCGACAAGCTCAGCGCACGTTTCCCTCATAAAGTTGGTGTACACCAAAGCTGTCATGGTCAGCGCGGATTAAAGATGTCGCAAATGACCGAACTGGTTGCCACCCCTTTTTCAAAACCTATGCAGCTGCTACAAATGGTACAAGACCTGGAGCTGGTAGAATTAAGCCGGCCCGACGAATGCTGCGGATTTGGAGGAACCTTTTGTGTAGCGGAAGAAGCCATATCCGTAAAAATGGGTAAAGACCGCGTAGCAGATCATATAAACCATGGAGCACAATACATTACCGCCTCAGATATGTCATGTCTGATGCATATGGAAGGAATTCTCCGCCGTCAGAACAGCCAGGTAAAAGTTCTGCATATCGCTGAAATTTTAAATGCAGAAGAAGTTTAA